The following proteins are co-located in the Cryptosporidium parvum Iowa II chromosome 6, whole genome shotgun sequence genome:
- a CDS encoding phosphdiesterase, with amino-acid sequence MFLRKRITRLDSNEKKYSIEEILNGITYGKIKKFSLGWNLWLGITISCIVLIWTAIYASRLLNIAHKLKNNDKLFDEIKFDEQLTIYGYNIGGLSLSILAFCKMESSPTLHNIGIRLGLSNQILKQRYMLRNAIEKLNEIKYPIDKLDQKTIIEEMIENTTQLLKELVPLHFALEDQPSPISPAPPPFYVPYRTNITESEIRNSTESDSTTFLSAKYLCNNTEYISETSNSLRYKALNISNPAKLFDLHYLNAYFKQSDIIKFQSTNRILIFHFIVVIFVVIITLIVFYFGSNDHFQKKNRLKMMNICKKQIIDIFDQILNVDKANKSLIRDKFKPVSKIFENLKYVCDGIVIEYGKDAQNDIIFSLETLSKVIHEFQTCVELAQKFCDILDNEININKKNTKEPIKIHEIIEQDIQNNNITGNSHHFSDKVPNEIYLYSGKQEFNDIINSVVNVLSPNLGKTIFWDIIQVGDHSLIPNSMVNTIGEVSTGVKQVIDDNWNIISSNQEEIREYSFLTIDISPCMIFKNIHNEKKAEDIKVEENNEQYEVNCLLEALNCVTRSFHLLIAKRMANCVFGGVLICHGNFGDQAREFQVNELNYIRDITGNTLIIPIKKNQKNLLKSNSLIKSLSNIINPDVKIYTSGLDFKVSTIIKNISKILNIPHLEIECWVLQEKNDLVDYLLDKPGYWFIDTSIIHLISSNSKYIINLYSQNYYLDNNIDVILLTTIGKVEVISEYNNDINLNQFYYSLKYFLSGKSFPVKQSPSKTHIIQEKKINCDYRQIIRLLNRPISEINENLFRDIGNMSQISGKDDSLIGSSYIKLVDIRELYCKQKMNKNSGKLKSFNDEKWDIRKPEILSKEWYNIDLLELSIDEIKEIAEFLIYYRFREVIRDKDDYDDDVLSWQINKRKIKNFVSELIKYYHEENPFHNFHHAVSISITLNNWLDKPSVRHYVNSLEAYCLIISSLSHDLDHPGLTNDMIKELNILSRKVLQEFTTDEQFFEILQNNTLSTLKIYNNFSVLENHHSSLLFVILNDEASNIMPPTTSKYYSELHKMMINSILFTDMFQHKYLRDLVLNFNKNYSSNSRSIEVEAQKKKLYLLILLHSVDISNPLMNTNIYLKWSRLVYEELENQKKLKLMLNISLNDTTDTYDYTKLQTSFISSICIPYFQALLKFDPEIVQECIQNLYFNNEYFAKTGQKTRTNK; translated from the coding sequence ATGTTTTTAAGAAAGCGAATAACAAGATTAGATAGCAATGAGAAGAAGTATAGCATAGAAGAAATACTTAATGGAATAACATATgggaaaataaagaaattttcTTTAGGATGGAACTTATGGTTGGGAATTACAATATCTTGTATTGTACTGATTTGGACAGCAATATATGCCTCAAGATTGTTAAATATTGCGCATAAGTTAAAgaataatgataaattatttgatgaaataaaGTTTGATGAACAGCTAACAATTTATGGATATAACATAGGAGGTTTAAGTTTATCTATATTAGCTTTTTGTAAGATGGAAAGCAGTCCCACTTTGCACAATATTGGAATAAGACTAGGATTATCTAATCAGATTTTGAAGCAAAGATATATGCTAAGAAATGCAATAGAAAAAttgaatgaaataaaatatccAATAGATAAATTAGATCAGAAGACAATAATAGAAGAGATGATTGAAAATACAACACAACTTCTAAAAGAGTTAGTACCTTTGCATTTTGCTCTTGAAGATCAGCCAAGTCCAATTTCTCCAGCTCCTCCTCCATTCTATGTTCCTTATAGAACAAATATTACAGAAAGTGAAATAAGAAATTCTACAGAAAGTGACTCAACTACATTTTTGTCAGctaaatatttatgtaaCAACACGGAATATATTTCAGAAACATCAAATTCTCTCAGATATAAGGCATTGAATATAAGTAACCCAgccaaattatttgatttgcATTATCTGAATGCATACTTTAAGCAAAGTGacataattaaatttcaGTCTACAAACAGGATATTGATTTTCCACTTTATTGTCGTTATATTTGTGGTAATTATAACTTTGATAGTTTTCTACTTTGGCTCAAATGATCACTTTCAGAAGAAAAATCGACTTaaaatgatgaatatttgtaaaaaacaaattattgatatcTTTGATCAAATACTTAATGTGGATAAAGCCAATAAGTCTTTAATTCGAGATAAGTTTAAGCCTGTTTCTAAGatatttgagaatttaAAGTATGTATGTGATGGAATTGTGATAGAATATGGTAAAGATGCTCAGAAtgatattatattttctttagaaaCTTTATCAAAGGTTATTCATGAATTTCAAACTTGTGTTGAACTAGCTCAAAAGTTTTGTGATATCTTggataatgaaattaatataaacaaaaaaaacacAAAAGAGCCTATTAAAATAcatgaaattattgaacAAGACatccaaaataataatattactgGTAATAGCCACCATTTCTCAGATAAAGTTCcaaatgaaatttatttatactCTGGTAAACAAGAATTTAATGACATTATTAACTCAGTGGTTAATGTTTTAAGTCCAAATCTTGGTAAGACTATTTTTTGGGATATTATTCAGGTTGGTGATCATTCACTTATTCCAAATTCTATGGTTAATACTATTGGAGAAGTTAGTACAGGCGTCAAGCAAGTTATTGATGATAACTGGAATATAATATCTTCTAatcaagaagaaattagggaatattcttttctgACAATTGATATTTCTCCTTGTATGATCTTTAAGAATATtcataatgaaaaaaaagcaGAAGATATCAAAGTTGAGGAAAATAATGAACAATATGAAGTTAATTGCCTTCTAGAGGCATTGAATTGTGTAACAAGAAGTTTCCATTTATTGATTGCTAAAAGGATGGCAAATTGTGTTTTTGGAGGGGTTTTGATTTGCCATGGAAATTTTGGAGATCAAGCGAGAGAGTTTCAAGTCAATGAACTTAATTACATTAGAGATATTACTGGAAATActttaattattccaataaagaagaatcaAAAGAActtattaaaaagtaattCACTAATAAAAAGCTtgagtaatattattaatccagatgtgaaaatatatacaaGTGGTTTAGACTTTAAGGTTTCAACAAtcataaaaaatatttccaaaatcTTAAATATTCCACATTTGGAAATTGAATGTTGGGTTctacaagaaaaaaatgatttagtTGACTATTTATTGGATAAACCAGGATATTGGTTTATTGATACTTCAATCATTCATTTAATCAGTAGTAATTCCAAGtatatcattaatttatatagCCAAAATTACTATTTGGACAATAACATTGACGTAATACTTTTAACCACAATTGGCAAGGTTGAAGTTATCTCTGAATATAACAATGACATAAATTTGAACcagttttattattcattaaaatattttctaagTGGCAAATCATTTCCAGTTAAACAAAGCCCATCAAAAACTCATATTATAcaagaaaagaagataaaTTGTGATTATAGGCaaattattagattatTGAACAGACcaatttctgaaattaatgaGAACTTATTTAGAGATATTGGTAATATGAGCCAAATCTCTGGAAAGGATGATTCATTGATTGGAAGCAGTTATATTAAACTGGTTGATATTAGAGAGTTATATTGTAAACAAAAGATGAATAAGAATAGTGGTAAActtaaaagttttaatgATGAGAAATGGGACATTAGAAAACCAGAAATACTTTCCAAGGAATGGTATAATATCGACTTGCTTGAATTAAGTatagatgaaattaaagaaattgcAGAATTTTTAATCTATTACAGATTTAGAGAAGTAATACGTGATAAAGACGattatgatgatgatgTTTTGTCTTGGcaaataaacaaaagaaaaattaaaaactttGTTTCAgagttaataaaatattaccATGAAGAAAATCCTTTTCATAATTTTCATCATGCTGTAAGTATTTCCATAACACTAAATAATTGGCTAGACAAACCTTCTGTGAGACATTATGTAAATTCATTAGAAGCTTATTGTTTAATCATTTCATCTCTTTCACATGATTTGGATCATCCAGGATTAACTAATGATATGATTAAAGAGTTGAATATTCTCTCAAGAAAAGTATTACAAGAATTTACAACAGATGAACagttttttgaaattttacaAAACAATACTCTCTCAACactaaaaatatataataatttttcagTATTGGAAAATCATCATTCTTCTCTcttatttgtaatattaaatgatgAAGCTTCCAATATTATGCCTCCAACTActtccaaatattattcagaATTACATAAAATGATGATTAATTCAATACTATTTACTGATATGTTCCAACACAAATATTTGAGAGATCTAGTTTtaaactttaataaaaacTATTCCTCAAATTCAAGGAGTATCGAAGTTGAAGCACAAAAGAAGAAGttgtatttattaattttactaCACTCTGTCGATATTTCAAATCCACTAATGAATACTAATATATATCTAAAATGGTCAAGACTAGTTTATGAAGAATTAGAAAACCAAAAGAAACTAAAACTAATGTTAAATATTTCACTAAATGACACAACTGACACGTATGATTATACTAAATTGCAAACCAGCTTTATTAGCTCAATCTGTATTCCTTATTTTCAAGCATTACTAAAATTTGACCCAGAAATAGTTCAAGAATGCATTCAAAACTTATACTTTAACAATGAGTATTTTGCAAAAACTGGTCAGAAAACAAGaacaaataaatga
- a CDS encoding hypothetical protein (conserved in plasmodium) encodes MSSENVKTDSLNLGKSILSPQNRNRTLLLKKNVQDEEAEGSGAEEISPIIKVTPAKSTSKMQTTPKKGDSPGKSMIKGETPKSGIKKEPSLGKKTIVDITSSGLLGLSGKLREKKQSVPFNLLKGTTNLEAGKSDVNKSIKPPNSQGSVLPLTKNAQNSAKILNMVNKINATKDLSPNIVDFDPLKSRLVKTSKNNINNRSHLFGHEPATYTTNPLIIEDLIDELEEKAKNYFIMFSKERKEREKLERQCYWMQEENKTLQNTLKNQMTTIQGLQNKIIDLRGNPNVITETIERIDMLYTQLDTLIQAFAGICSYITFNEPTDRREIIELVLEYLHPCRGLDLRLNSLYGSIYYFKLGIIKDLPPPIQPPEKIPGYDVWQPPPPQKVDQKDSDNSRLQPHMQQGNSLSKVADNYMNDGPREGAAKASMSDKTNKDEQSIPKISTPVASTKQSVVPTSSTQLTGDINVPLSGFEIKIKSVQGIEPIGDGKGKLSFVARIDNESSTQCKNNPKRRSSEYEYKISHADNKGSIEKEMILEIDTLPPKSPGLIPRFTIDMWDSSITSGPIGHASKTFIDPYTLLPEQPWDVMKEDGDKPLATLIITVAPKPGNSMLPAGRFIVAKESKNKQDPTAKKESKLSRLSFRGDKESKGLDKINSMLRPALNIGKRTKSTGNLDDKDEKNEKLKEGKDLTKSVVKPLSIKESTSVPPPAPPAPPAPPAPPAPPAPPSPPTLSKSEAQESPSVLKSSQITVKEPSKASEGDTNILKKSMINQQPPKEDLKSSIKAPPVPKSGPGNEKTEEEKLKSSEPIIKENVTKSNLLAPKSDLIKSDSLKKSTELGKSQLDSKSMIIKKMGSGALDLSKKSISAPKTDVKSSTSENTVSKEISAPTPIKIVPKIIPKPAITKEQPTNNAPKAVQVNNLAPGKVKQITPPAIIKKIDVKPAVIKPKIATAAPVINIKKPGSPIQIKPKGIELGKPAVTITPKFAASPPKPASGAAAGGAAPAQPKEDLKILVTKGAANISPKIVPKVKITPKVKM; translated from the coding sequence ATGTCCAGTGAAAACGTAAAGACTGATAGTTTAAATCTAGGAAAGTCTATTCTATCACCGCAAAATCGTAATAgaactttattattgaagaaaaatgtTCAAGATGAAGAAGCCGAGGGGAGTGGTGCAGAAGAAATTTCTCCAATTATTAAGGTAACTCCAGCAAAGTCTACAAGTAAGATGCAAACAACCCCAAAAAAAGGAGATAGTCCCGGGAAAAGTATGATTAAAGGTGAAACCCCAAAGTCtggaataaaaaaagaaccTTCATTGGGAAAGAAGACAATTGTGGATATTACTAGCTCTGGGTTGCTTGGACTTTCAGGAAAGTTAAGAGAGAAGAAACAATCCGTTCCATTCAACTTGTTGAAAGGAACAACAAATTTAGAAGCTGGAAAGTCTGATGTAAACAAAAGTATCAAACCTCCAAACTCGCAAGGATCTGTATTACCTTTGACGAAAAATGCACAAAACTCTGCAAAAATTCTAAATATGGTGAATAAGATTAATGCTACAAAGGATTTAAGTCCTAATATTGTAGATTTTGATCCATTAAAATCCAGGCTTGTAAAGACTAGTAAAAATAACATAAATAATAGGTCTCATTTGTTTGGTCACGAGCCAGCAACCTATACCACAAATCCTCTCATAATTGAGGATTTGATTGATGAGCTGGAGGAGAAAGCCAAGAACTATTTTATTATGTTTTCAAAGGAGcgaaaagaaagagaaaaattGGAAAGGCAGTGTTATTGGATGCaggaagaaaataaaactttACAAAATACTTTAAAGAATCAAATGACTACAATTCAAGGGCttcaaaacaaaattattgacTTGAGAGGAAATCCAAATGTTATAACAGAAACTATTGAAAGAATAGATATGCTTTATACTCAATTAGATACTTTAATTCAAGCTTTCGCTGGTATATGTAGTTATATTACATTCAATGAGCCAACTGACAGACGTGAGATTATTGAGCTGGTTCTAGAGTATCTACATCCATGTAGAGGACTTGATTTGAGACTCAATTCATTATATGGATcaatttattactttaaGCTTGGAATCATCAAAGATTTACCTCCTCCTATACAACCACCAGAGAAGATTCCAGGATATGATGTTTGGCAGCCACCTCCACCACAAAAAGTTGATCAGAAGGATTCTGATAATTCAAGGCTTCAACCACATATGCAACAAGGTAATTCTTTATCAAAAGTTGCTGATAATTATATGAATGATGGACCAAGAGAAGGGGCTGCAAAGGCTTCTATGTCTGATAAAACTAACAAAGATGAACAGTCAATTCCAAAGATTTCAACACCTGTTGCATCAACCAAGCAGTCAGTTGTACCAACAAGCTCAACACAATTGACTGGAGATATTAATGTACCTTTATCAGGTTTTGAGATAAAGATTAAGTCAGTCCAAGGAATTGAACCAATTGGGGATGGTAAAGGTAAACTATCTTTTGTGGCTAGAATTGATAACGAGTCCTCAACTCAGTGCAAGAATAATCCAAAGAGAAGGTCATCTGAATATGAATACAAAATTAGTCATGCTGACAATAAAGGGTCAATTGAAAAGGAGATGATTCTAGAAATAGATACTTTACCTCCTAAATCTCCAGGATTAATACCTAGATTTACTATTGATATGTGGGATTCATCAATAACTTCCGGTCCAATTGGCCATGCTTCAAAGACATTTATTGATCCATACACATTACTTCCAGAACAGCCATGGGATGTAATGAAGGAAGATGGTGATAAGCCTTTAGCTACTTTGATAATTACAGTGGCTCCAAAACCAGGAAACTCAATGCTTCCAGCTGGTCGCTTTATAGTTGCTAAGGAATCAAAGAATAAACAGGACCCAACAGCTAAGAAGGAGAGTAAGTTATCTAGACTAAGCTTCAGAGGAGATAAGGAGAGCAAAGGATTAGATAAGATTAACTCAATGCTTAGACCAGCATTGAATATTGGAAAGAGGACAAAGAGTACTGGTAATTTGGACGATAAGGATGAGAAGAATGAAAAACTGAAAGAAGGCAAGGACTTAACAAAGTCAGTTGTAAAACCATTATCTATTAAGGAATCAACTTCGGTTCCTCCACCAGCCCCACCAGCCCCACCAGCCCCACCAGCCCCACCAGCCCCACCGGCTCCTCCGTCTCCACCTACTCTAAGCAAATCGGAAGCTCAAGAGAGTCCAAGCGTATTAAAATCATCACAAATAACAGTCAAAGAACCATCCAAAGCATCAGAAGGTGATACTAACATATTGAAGAAATCCATGATAAATCAGCAACCTCCAAAGGAAGATTTGAAGTCTTCTATTAAGGCTCCTCCAGTCCCAAAATCAGGCCCAGGCAATGAGAAGACTGAAGaggaaaaattaaagagcTCAGAGCCAAtcataaaagaaaatgtaACAAAATCTAATTTGTTAGCTCCAAAGTCggatttaataaaatctgATTCACTAAAGAAATCAACAGAATTAGGAAAAAGTCAATTAGACTCAAAGTCTATGATTATTAAGAAGATGGGATCTGGGGCATTGGACTTAAgcaaaaaatcaatttcagCTCCAAAAACTGATGTAAAATCTTCAACATCAGAGAATACTGTATCTAAAGAAATCAGTGCTCCAACACCAATTAAGATTGTTCCAAAGATTATTCCAAAACCTGCTATTACTAAGGAACAACCCACAAACAATGCTCCGAAAGCCGTACAGGTTAATAACTTAGCTCCAGGAAAAGTAAAACAAATTACTCCTCCtgcaattattaaaaagattGACGTTAAACCAGCTGTTATTAAACCAAAGATAGCTACAGCAGCTCCtgtaattaatattaagaaacCTGGAAGTCCTATCCAGATTAAGCCCAAAGGAATCGAACTAGGAAAACCTGCAGTTACAATTACTCCCAAATTTGCTGCAAGCCCTCCAAAGCCTGCCTCTGGAGCAGCAGCAGGCGGGGCCGCACCAGCTCAGCCAAAAGAAGATTTGAAGATTCTAGTAACCAAAGGAGCAGCAAATATATCTCCAAAAATTGTACCCAAAGTTAAGATCACGCCAAAAGTaaaaatgtaa
- a CDS encoding cullin domain containing protein → MHLENPGIIQRGVEEFENEIEFFLAKLYEINHDDETLSCKINTFKRMKLSRDCDSKRVNLERTRRLITHLCNRGQYQFLYDTFKKNYFDLWTSNIQTIQQHELVITIQNRIQKDNTGLELSEFIYNTLFSLEDFRMSIQNGIISDYLNVFTRFWCHHKRSTQIICNVYLTFDCMYKRYRATISASNKENEYLGFIQNANSFLKSIILSIHPATSHSYMIGSVPISLVGLLLSVFISINEIRDFSYSSQISVTERLKEAVGGKYEKPFFMLKKIFEMFVELQIINQDLKKLYLEILRRYYLKIFEEKKSLGFKDFVNFVREALELERSLLVTYNNRDLLYTSNFGSSSSKLDTSLLSLINQDQKIPLNAFRDTSPTDISSFDQFNEDYETSWDLFVFNVELNILDVLISDDIIHHYSKSNQGLSCLTLLVSNEEFEILTFLFNVFKRKNKEQLFRKELEKCIIEQGLDLVKQLPKYRFLDPSEMKDHRKTNSIFETYLQNIKGLLEFYLKIERIWKRSFIEDEKIRNLCINEAWVQILNCDDTLAKEIMRGFSILIHHILVRSYNFHKGENVDLRSGGTQKRLSRANLDIICWNVNNSSSGNSLEGTSNSSDIKTREYFESIIYLFKCSNYKDYFQNYYHQLLSQRIVYYFTNNRIGFGSNQGEILKYYLGWSLSSALGSNIEMLMNKVDIYEIYLMKLLYTECGYTFISKSNFVIKDWFASQSIFKFYLLESIGHQMAPSVKIVEDANSESSCLRKDENLKIEFGNFSHRKKRITKNLSTTICEEIHFWLKSEDLKMKYESSSLDNVGLAENDEVGDFIISSGVPSEIQKSQENEELEKEIVLKNIKYEVPFSLIVLSSTNWPLRNYKNGEDGTKNTGIINEESCLPLNFLECELFSKYNGNIDIQHIHNEMQLYQQFYTKIYSRTLTWSYFLGTCIMDYCMHALGRQRLRMILTLQQGILLLCFNEEKIFVELRREQYLALKDNIGRLFDPIRLLVARVGLEGEMVEVAEEKELELPPLLILHEENKDNVKIEYNINFDTIIKNYVGSGEFDQSKEYLMNYASGLNTIDFSSDFCLDYIYKEKDYLDENMSRNEKGCNGREEQYSFDYDSLKSNNYISLFKNNKYRIEAIIMKFLKHKQKSSLLNLIQVVMKEFSLNKDDNVDSIHQNNKIINGEILKILNSLIQRDLIEIDSENEHFYNYIP, encoded by the coding sequence ATGCATTTGGAAAATCCAGGCATTATACAGAGGGGGGTGGaggaatttgaaaatgaaatagaaTTCTTTTTAGCGAAACTATATGAAATCAATCATGATGACGAAACTTTATCTTGCAAAATCAATACCTTTAAGAGAATGAAGCTCAGTAGAGATTGTGATTCTAAGAGAGTCAATTTAGAAAGAACTCGTCGTTTAATCACTCATCTTTGTAACCGTGGGCAATACCAATTTCTTTATGATACctttaaaaagaattatttcgATCTTTGGACTAGTAATATCCAAACGATCCAACAACACGAATTGGTTATAACCATTCAGAATAGGATTCAAAAAGATAATACAGGTCTAGAGCTCTCTGAGTTCATATATAATACTCTGTTCTCTCTGGAAGACTTCAGGATGTCGATCCAAAATGGAATAATAAGTGACTATTTGAATGTGTTCACAAGGTTTTGGTGTCATCATAAGAGATCCACTCAAATCATATGCAACGTGTATTTGACTTTTGACTGCATGTACAAGCGTTATAGAGCAACTATAAGTGCTTCTAATAAGGAGAATGAGTATCTTGGCTTTATTCAAAATGCCAACTCTTTCCTAAAGTCCATCATTCTTTCTATACATCCTGCAACTAGTCATTCCTATATGATAGGATCAGTACCCATTTCATTAGTGGGATTATTACTATCGGTTTTTATATCtataaatgaaattagaGACTTCAGTTACTCTAGTCAAATTTCTGTTACTGAGAGATTAAAGGAAGCAGTTGGAGGAAAATATGAAAAGCCTTTTTTTATGCTCAAAAAGATCTTTGAGATGTTTGTTGAACTACAAATTATAAACCAAGACCTGAAGAAACTTTACTTGGAGATTCTGAGAAGGTATTACTTGAAgatatttgaagaaaagaagTCTTTAGGCTTTAAGGATTTTGTCAACTTTGTCAGAGAAGCTTTAGAATTGGAGAGAAGTCTTTTAGTTACTTATAATAATAGAGATTTGCTTTATACCAGTAATTTTGGAAGCTCAAGTTCAAAGCTTGATACCTCTCTTTTATCTCTGATCAACCAAGATCAGAAGATCCCATTGAATGCATTTAGAGACACTTCTCCGACAGATATATCCAGCTTTGATCAATTTAACGAAGATTATGAAACTAGCTGGGATTTATTTGTCTTTAACGTGGAGCTGAACATTTTAGACGTTTTGATTTCTGATGATATCATTCATCACTACTCCAAAAGTAATCAAGGACTTAGCTGCCTTACGTTACTTGtttcaaatgaagaatttgagaTCTTGACATTCCTTTTCAATGtattcaaaagaaagaaCAAAGAACAACTATTTAGAAAAGAGCTAGAGAAGTGTATAATTGAACAAGGTCTCGATTTAGTTAAGCAACTACCCAAGTATCGATTTTTAGATCCAAGTGAAATGAAGGATCACAGAAAGACAAACTCTATATTCGAGACTTATTTGCAGAATATAAAAGGTTTGTTGGagttttatttaaagattgaGAGGATCTGGAAGAGATCTTTTATTGAGGATGAGAAAATTCGTAATTTGTGTATAAATGAGGCCTGGGTACAGATCTTGAATTGTGACGATACCTTAGCCAAAGAGATAATGAGAggattttcaatattaattcacCACATATTGGTTAGAAGCTATAACTTCCATAAAGGGGAAAATGTAGATTTAAGATCTGGTGGTACCCAAAAAAGACTTTCTAGAGCTAATTTGGACATAATTTGTTGGAATGTCAATAATTCCTCTAGTGGGAATTCTCTAGAGGGAACCAGTAATAGTAGTGATATTAAGACTAGAGAATACTTTGAGagcattatttatttatttaaatgcAGTAACTATAAGGATTATTTCCAGAATTACTATCATCAGCTATTATCTCAAAGAATAGTATACTATTTTACAAACAACAGAATTGGTTTTGGAAGTAATCAAGGAGAAATCCTTAAGTATTACCTTGGCTGGAGTTTATCATCAGCTTTGGGAAGTAATATAGAGATGTTAATGAACAAGGTTGATATTTATGAGATCTATTTGATGAAGTTACTTTACACTGAATGTGGTTATACTTTTATTAGTAAATCAAACTTTGTAATTAAGGACTGGTTTGCCAGTCAGTCCATCTTTAAATTCTATCTATTGGAGTCTATTGGGCACCAAATGGCGCCAAGCGTTAAGATTGTTGAAGATGCTAATTCAGAATCTTCTTGTTTAAGAAAAGATGAGAATCTTAAAATCGAATTTGGTAATTTTTCTCACAGAAAAAAGagaattacaaaaaatttatCTACAACAATTTGCGAAGAGATCCACTTTTGGCTTAAATCAGAAGATCTTAAAATGAAGTATGAGAGTTCATCCTTGGATAATGTAGGATTAGCTGAAAATGACGAGGTTGGTgattttataatttctaGTGGTGTTCCTTCTGAAATCCAAAAATCTCAAGAAAATGAGGAGCTTGAGAAGGAAATTGTTcttaaaaatatcaaatatgAAGTTCCATTCTCTTTAATTGTGTTATCTTCAACAAACTGGCCATTgagaaattataaaaatggAGAAGATGGCACCAAAAACACCGGTAttataaatgaagaaagtTGTTTACCattgaattttttggaGTGTGAATTGTTTTCCAAGTACAATGGTAATATAGATATTCAACATATCCACAATGAAATGCAACTTTACCAACAATTTTATACTAAAATTTACTCCAGAACTTTGACTTGGTCTTATTTTTTGGGTACTTGTATAATGGattattgcatgcatgcattgGGGCGCCAACGTCTGAGGATGATTTTAACTTTACAGCAaggaatattattattatgttTTAATGaagagaaaatatttgtgGAATTAAGAAGAGAACAATATTTAGCTCTTAAAGACAATATTGGTAGGCTATTTGATCCAATTAGACTTTTGGTGGCTAGAGTGGGATTGGAAGGAGAAATGGTAGAAGTGgcagaagaaaaagaattggaGTTACCGCCACTTCTAATATTACATgaggaaaataaagataatgtAAAGATTGagtataatataaattttgatacaataataaaaaattatgtAGGATCTGGAGAGTTTGATCAATCAAAGGAATATTTGATGAACTATGCTTCAGGTTTGAATACAATAGACTTTAGTTCAGACTTTTGTTTGGACTATatttataaagaaaaggatTATTTGGATGAGAATATGAGTAGAAACGAAAAAGGATGTAATGGAAGAGAGGAGCAATATAGCTTTGATTATGATAGCTTAAAGAGTAATAACTACATTTCTttgtttaaaaataataagtaCCGTATAGAGGccataataatgaaattcttAAAACATAAACAAAAGTCATCACTTCTTAATTTAATACAAGTAGTAATGAAGGagttttctttaaataaagatgataaCGTTGATAGCATTCATCAGAACAATAAGATAATCAACGGAGAGATcttgaagattttgaattctttaatacAAAGAGATTTGATAGAGATTGATTCAGAAAATGAACATTTCTATAATTATATACCTTAG